AGCGGTGTAACTGAGCAGGAATTTTTGAGCGTGATCCGGCAGTGCGATCGCTCGACGTTGGCGGGGAAACGGGACTATGCTTTGTTGCTGCTGCTGTGGGGCAATGCTTTGAGGCGAAATGAGATTAGCACCTTAGACTTGAGGCATTTTGACGGCTCTAAGGGAACGCTATCGATTTTGGGTAAGGGCAAGCAAGTACGAGTGACGATGAATCTGCCAAAAGTTACTGTGATAGCAATTACTGACTGGCTGATTGCTCGTGGTGGCGATATGTCCTCGTCCCGCCCATTGTTTACCTCGGTTGACTTTCAAAATGCTGGTCACAGGTTAACCGGCGATGGCATTTATAAAATAGTCAAGCGTTTATTTAAACGGGCAGGGGTTGAAAAAACTATGTCACCGCACCGTTGTCGCCATAGTGCCATCACTGCTGTACTTGAAAAGACTGATGGCAATGTCCGCAAAGCCCAGAAACTCAGCAGACACGCAAAGTTAAATACGCTGCAAATTTACGACGACAACCGCAACCGTGATCAGCTGGAGATGTCTGAGTTATTGATGGATGGATTGGATTGAACGGGTTGCCAGACTATTAGTGAAGGGTGGCAGCAGAATTGAAGAATGCTATGAATGTTTCAGCGCACTGGGTAAATCCCAGACTTCATTGGGGTTACTACGTTACGCACGGATGAGATTTAATTGGGTAGGGTGTCCTTTCTACACGCCTTGTGTTTGGTGTCCCAGTTCAACTCTCATTAGGGAGTTAAACCTTGACTGAATGGTTTCGGGGTATTCAGTACATTCACTCGTATCACCGTGTCAGCCTTTTCGATGACCTTTTCTTACGATGCCTCAATAAGGATTCATTTACATTCACCCATCCAATCTTTCCTTTGCCCGGTTACATTTTTAGGCTAAATGCTTCCTTGGGCAAAACTTTCCGCTTCACACACCGCCGTTACCAGTGGTGCATGGGAAGGTTAGGAACAGTCTTGGACACCAGACTGGAGGAATCGGTTCCTCACTCATCTTTTGGAAGCTTTGTATATAGGGGCTTCCAACCCTTCGTGCGCCATCGTGTCGCACCCGAAACGGGAAAATTGTACGCTAAGGAATTTAGTAAGGCTAAAATTATCCCTCTTTTGTCACTTTGGTGGAACCCAAACTCTGAAAGCCTTTCAGGGCTTGCATCTCCATGTTTTGTCTACAAAACTGAGTTACTGTTAGAAAATAAAAGCTCAAAGCTCGACTAGATAAAAGTTTCAGAATTTTGGTTCGATTATTGTTTTCTGAAAGTGACAAAAGAGGGTTATTCCCGAACCTGAGACAATGTAACAGTGATTTCGCTTTCTAAGTCATCCTTGTCAAAATCGCACTCTACCAAGAACAGTTTTTCTGGAAATGTCTTAGTCAACTTGCTTTCCCAGATATCTGCAAGAGTCTGTCCAAAATAGATCAGGTTATTACGGCTAATGTCATCAGCATCTGGTAGCAAATCAGCAACATACCGCAGATTTATTATTTTTTCGATAGATTTAATATCGCCATCTAATTCTTCCTTCCATTTTTCATAGTTCTCCACAGTAAAACCATCAGCAAGAAAGATTCCTCCTTCATGATTAAGAAAATCCGCCCAAAAAAGTTTTGTAAATACAATTGCAGTTTCTAAATTTGAGACTCCAAACAAGTAGTCACCAAGGGAAAAATTTTCGGAATTTGCAGTTTTCCAAAGTTGAAAATCTTTAAGCTGATCAATTCTCAATTCCATACGTGCCATTACTACCTCTCTACTTCTTATTGTCCTTAAGGTATTTCATCTGGACGAGCAGGTCGAACAGGTTTTTGGGGATTCCTAAAAGTTTCGCCAGTTCTCGGGTTAATATTAATCTCATAATCTGTTACATGAGGTGTAGGTATTCCGCCATGAGCCTTTCCCTCTAAATCTATTCGCTTCTCGATTAAACCTTTGTCATCATAAACTGCATAGTTTGTCACTTTACCTGTTTGGGGGTTTTGCTTAACCAAAACCTCTCCTGGATTCGCTTTTTTGGGCAAGTTACCTTTAACTGGTTTTGCCTTATCAAGAATTTCTTTTACAGCACCAGCAATCCCGGCTCCTACTATAGGAGCTATTCCACCATAGAGCGCTGCTCCTACTACAAGAACAATACCAACTACTGCAAAAACTCTTTCAAGGTCAGTTATCTTGCGTACTTTAATATTGCCAGAATCATCAAACTCAATAGTTTCTCCAGTAAAAGCTTCGACAAAATTAAATGGTAGATCAACTAGCTTATTGGATCGTGCTAGCCCAAGACCAAAATTCAGGAGGTCTCCAGCCGTGACTCTTAGTGAGCCTGCAAGGTTTGAGAAACCTGCATCGTCAAGTTTATTTGCTGCTTGGCATAGCTCTAATGATGTATTTTGAGCCTTTGAGCGTTGCTGTGTATTTGAATCAGCACCTGGATCTGGTGGGCTAGGTTGTTGTTTAGGATCGAGGGCTGCTCCGGTTAATGCATCAACTGTGTCTAGAGCTTTCTTACCGTTTTCAAGGTCTCCAGCTTCGCAAAGTTGATCAGCCTTTTCCAGAGTTTTTTCTGCAACGTCGATCAAGGGTTTGCTTTCTGGTGGCGCGTTTGCTTTAGTAAATTGAAAGTGAGCATAACTACGCTTAACTCTTGGACCTAAAGGTGCGTTTGGAGGGGTTCTTGGATCTGTTCCTGTTCCTCCTCCCGTCCCTGATCCCGTTCCTGATCCCGTTCCTGATCCCACACCTGGTCCAGGAATAGGTGGAAGTTTATCAAAAACCCCTTGAGCTAATTTGTTATGCTTCGCTCCTGCTCGGTTTATTTCGCCTTGAAGAGCATCTTGTTGTTCCTTACATTTTTTAGTTAAGTTTCCCGCAATCTCCTTAATGTTTTTACGCTCTTTCTCAACTTCATCCCTCAGTTCACCAATATTTTTGTAAGTCCTTTTGGTTCGTCCAGGCGTGCCAGATTGTGGCCCTGAACCACCTTCATCAACTCTAGGTCCTTTAGAGCCACCTTGGCCAGAACCTCCAGAACCATTTAAATCATCACCAGCTTCCCCAGTTAACGGTTCACCTTCTTTAGTTGGACTATTACCAGTTGATGGAGCTTTCTCAGACGGATCAACCTCTATTGGATTGTTGCCATCTGAGCCAGAAGATCCACTGCCTCCAGATCCTCCTTCCCAGCTGAAGTCCCACCCACCCGTACCATCAGGGGACCCTTTAGGTGGATTCGAGCCATCTATATTAGTAGGAGCTTCAGCTTTAACATTCCCACTAGTATCTGTTTCGAATGTAGTATCACTCTCACTCATATTCTTACCTATCACTTAAACTGAGCAAGCAACAACATGTTTCTTAAAGGCTTCCTCAGCATCTCTAAAATCGAGAAGTGTTTGAACGTCAGATGCTTTTTTCTTGAAGTCTTCTATAGCTGCTTTACAACCACTCGAAAGGCTGCTAGTACTCCTCTCCCTAGCTTCAACCAGAAATTTCTGCCTGTCAAAAAGTGGTTGCCATCCACCTTCAGCTAATTCATCAATCTGTGTTTTGAGAGTTGTAAGGTTCGCTTTCAAAGTTCCTTCTGTAATCTCAACCTCAACTTTAGATTTAGGAGGTAGAGTTGTTTTGAGAGTCTCGATACGCTCAAGCAAGCTCGCTCCTTGGGCATGGTCTGCACGCATAAAAAATAGAGACTTTTCATACTGGAGGTATCTATTTCGTAATACTATTCCAGATGCATCTGATTGGGCTGCATTGAACCACCAGTTCTCAATTTCTATTAATAAATCTCTTGCAGCTAAAATTGCATCAATTTGACCTTTAAGGTCTTCTAGTTTCTGTCCTGAAACTCTAGCAAATTCACTTTGCAGGTGAAGATCCAATTTATCACGCACAATTCCGAATACAAGAGAGCGCTTACGATTAGCCTCTAATATGAAGGCTTTTGCATAGGCAGTTTTATCAATCCAACTTTGAATTGCTTTCTGCATCTCCTCAAACTCATTCTTGAGTTCAGGATAATCAGACTCTTTTACAATGAAATCTAGCGTGAACTTAATTTCACGCAGTCCAATAATAAGAGTATCCAGTGAGTAAGCAAAAATAGTGTCTGCTAAAACCACCTTACCAAGAGCTTCTGCAAGCTTATTTTGTGCCTGCCCAAGTTGTTTTAACGCTTCGTTCAAGTCATCTAAAGTGCTGGGTGTGTCTAACTTATCTTGAACAAACTCCTCAATTAAGGTAAAGTAACGCTCATGTTTCTCCTGAAGTGCAACAAAGTTTTTCTCCAGGTTATAGTCTGAATCAAGGTTGTTGAACCAAAATTCCATTAATCGCTTCAACTTCTCAAGTGGAAGCTCAAGCTTTAGGTGACATATCTTCTGCTTTTTTAGCTCTTCTAGTTCTGCCATATTTAATGCTCTCACTAAGACTTGTAATAGCTATCAAGCTTCGCATTTAGACTTTCAAGCTGAGTTTTATAGGTGCTATCTGTGCGAGCCACAATGTCATCTATAAGGGCAGCAACCTCAGCTTTATTGGTCTCAAAAAACTTAAGCGCTGCATTATAAGCTGTTTGGAACTTGCAACGAGGTGTTCCGTCTGAACAGCTTTCGGTGGATACAGTCAGTTGAGGTGGACTAGAGCAATCATAGTTATTTGAGTCATAAGTAACTCCAAACAGCGCAGGAAACTGAATCGTTTTTAACTCCTCGATCGCATCTTTATAAAGCGGATCTGAATCCCATCGCTTGATGTAGCAAGCCAAGGCAATCTCGTTTCCATCTAGCTTTAGTAAATTGCCTGTATTTTGGATTAAAGCTACACCCATTACATCAATGTTTGGACTCAGACCTTCGATATATGCTGTTAGCTCTGCTTTTGTCTTGCGAACTTCACAATCTTTCCAAACCTTTCCAAATTCTTCACGAGCACATGTATTATACCCGTGAGATGGATGACTACACTGCTTGTACGCCTGAGCCCCAAAAGCAGGCAATCTACATTTAGGAATGGACTCGGTTCGGGCACATTCAATTGCATATGCATACTTAACACAGCGCGGCTTGTTGCAGCCATCACAGTTATCAATACACTCTTCTTGTCTTCGATTACCTGTAAATTGATAAGTGCCCTTAGTGCCCGGTATGGAGGAACAATCTGAATCTAAAACATTCCATTTTTTGAACCATAATGTTTCCGCACTTAAATATCCAGGGCAAGTTTTTGACTGCTGTTCCTTATACTGTTCAACTCCGCAGGCGGCTGAACGAGTAGTAATAGCACCACAAATAGGATCAGCTCTGCTAACGTAGCTTTCTATTCCGCACTCTTCAACCCTGCGAGGCGTTGCAAAGCTAGGTGGACAAATTGATACAAAAATTGTAATGCACAAAGAGAGAATAATTACAATCTTAGTAAAGCTATTTTTCATGGTTTCTGTTCTTTAGTCAGTTAAAAGTACAAAAGATAGGTCTAAGAGCCTGTCAAGAAATAACTGTTACAACCTTGTACTCAGAAAGCTTACTAAGAAAGCATTTCTACCTCAATCAATGTCAAGCTTATTTCGTGACAAGCTCTAAGTCGGTATATGTCTCCAATCACAGCGGAGTATTTTTTCGGATAAATCCTTCTATGAAATCTGCTCCAGAGTAACCGATCGCAACTAAGGTAAGGAGTAATTCTCGATTTATCTCTGTCCCTAGAAGAGTAATCGCACCCAAGCCTCCTGCAAGTCCTCCAATCATCAAGCTAATAGCTAGACGGATTGAGTCAAAGGAATCTTTTAATGTTTTGCCGCTAGCAATTGTTTGATCAATTTCCTTTTTGATACCAACAACAATCCGCAAGATTTGCCCCAGTAGTCCTAGGAGTATTCCCAGTACGACAAAAGTGAAAGTTTCATAAATTCCCATACTAAAATCTCGTTCTAGCAACTATATAGGCTCATAATTTTTACTCAACTAATCCAAAAATATTAACTATGATTAAAGTACTTTGTTTATCCATCTCACAAAATGCAATTACAAAAAGTTTCAATGTATAGTAACGGTGTGTGCAATAAACCATAACTTTAGTAATACAATCAATCTTGCAATTTAAACTGAGAGTGGCTTAACCAGACAAGAGTCAACGCTGCAAATGCGGGAAGTGTTTGAAGTACAAGAGTTGTCCACTTTAAAGTCAATGCACCAAATATGCCTGCAATTACGACACACACTAAGAAAAAAACTCGCAGCAGCAGTACATTGTCTTTGGTAAAAGCTCCCCAAATTAAGCCAGCAGCAATAAAGCCATTATAAAGACCTGCATTTTGCACAATTGGAGTAACTATACTGGCCATTTCAGGGGTAAAATCAAGCCTTTGATAGACAAATGAGTTATTCCAGAAAAACATTTCTACTACTGAAATAGCAATATGCACAGCCGCGACAATTACAACAGAAATCTTAGCTAAAGTTGGCACTCTTGGATGTTCCTTATTCTAAAAAGTTGACTTCATTAGAGAGGTGAATTCTTCTTTGATGAGATTGGTAATGTAACCTCAGACTAAAGAGGAAGTTTTTTATATTTAAGATTAGCTAGCCATCAGACTAGGGTAAGTCTCCCTAATCACCAACAAGAAAAGTGTTCTTAAAATTTTTTAGTTATTTCTACGGTGATTTAATCCAAGCCATCAGTAATAAATGATATAGGATATTTCATAGATTCTCCTAAAAAAAATATTTAGTACACTTTTTTGACTGAATTATCATTAAACTTAACAGTTCCAATATTTACAAGTGCCAGCCGTGGAGCATTTAAACGATGTCATTCAAACCTCACTAAGAGCGAATTTCTCCATGTTGCCGAATGTGTTCAATTAACCGCTTGGTTTCACCACCGGCTAACTCTAGTTCCCTAACATTACCCACCAAAATAAACAATTCCCTTGCCCTACTAACGGCTGTATTCAGCAAATTGGGTTTGCGGTTGAGGAACCAAAAACTATGCTCTTGGTGACACTGGTAAGGAGAGAAGATGATGGCTGCTTTTTCTCCCCCCTGAAAGGTGTGAACTGTGCCAATATCATCCCAAGAAAAGTTTCGCCACCGATTAGAGAGTCGATACTTGAGCGCGTTAGCTTGCTGCGAAAACGGCGACATCACCCCAATTGTTTTTGAGTTGTCATTCGAGTTAGTAGAGTACCCATGTTTTAGCAAGGACGCAATTATAGTTTCTACAGCATCAATTTCTTCGGGATTGGTGTGATTTAAGTGGCTTCCTTCAACGTGGTAAGCCAGCAGATGCTTGACCGTTGCAGTCTGCTGATCACCTGAAAGGATTTGCAGACCACCGGGATAGTTGGGGCTGCAAAACTGAATAATGGGTGGGGTGCAACGGTAATGATTAGAGAGAATAATGCCATTGCCTAAGTCGCCTTCTGTGCCATTAGCACCAGCAGCGCGATGATAAGCGGTAGCTGTGTATTTGGCAGTGGGGGCATAGCGATAGTAGTCTTCATTCCCCATGCCCCGATCCAGAAAGGCGGTTTTCAGATATTGTTTGATAGTATCGTCGCAAAGGTTAACTATTGGCTCAATTTGTTGGGGGTCGCCTGCTACTACTGCCTGTTGCGATCGCACTAGCAAAGGAAATAATTGGTGTATAAGAGTTGTCCCGGCTTCATCCACCAGTGCCAGCTTGATGATATTAGGCTGAAGAATTGGCAACATATTACGCATTGATTGGAGGGTGGAGGTAATGACAGGGAAAATCAAGCTCAAGTCACGGTAGATGGCATCACTATCACTTTCTAACTTGAGCAATGCCTCTCCGTCGCCCGTCAAGACGCTGCCATAAGTTGACAATGCCCTCATAACGCTCTCCTTGCGTCGGAGAACTTCTTGCAATAGAAACGCCCAGGCACGTTGAAACAGTTCTAGCTGTAATTGGTGGTGGTCGC
The Nostoc edaphicum CCNP1411 genome window above contains:
- a CDS encoding tyrosine-type recombinase/integrase is translated as MSKDTESVELVVVQKLENALSANIEAYFAGVIDSDPDVLEELLKSKNSEGTRKAYRKDITDFFTRMTGLRPNRDSILEFLHLEGHKATLVVTKYRAILAEAGLAPNTINRRLAAIKSLVAFGRKLGVCNYAVDVDSIPVQSYRDTSGVTEQEFLSVIRQCDRSTLAGKRDYALLLLLWGNALRRNEISTLDLRHFDGSKGTLSILGKGKQVRVTMNLPKVTVIAITDWLIARGGDMSSSRPLFTSVDFQNAGHRLTGDGIYKIVKRLFKRAGVEKTMSPHRCRHSAITAVLEKTDGNVRKAQKLSRHAKLNTLQIYDDNRNRDQLEMSELLMDGLD
- a CDS encoding polymorphic toxin type 24 domain-containing protein, whose translation is MSESDTTFETDTSGNVKAEAPTNIDGSNPPKGSPDGTGGWDFSWEGGSGGSGSSGSDGNNPIEVDPSEKAPSTGNSPTKEGEPLTGEAGDDLNGSGGSGQGGSKGPRVDEGGSGPQSGTPGRTKRTYKNIGELRDEVEKERKNIKEIAGNLTKKCKEQQDALQGEINRAGAKHNKLAQGVFDKLPPIPGPGVGSGTGSGTGSGTGGGTGTDPRTPPNAPLGPRVKRSYAHFQFTKANAPPESKPLIDVAEKTLEKADQLCEAGDLENGKKALDTVDALTGAALDPKQQPSPPDPGADSNTQQRSKAQNTSLELCQAANKLDDAGFSNLAGSLRVTAGDLLNFGLGLARSNKLVDLPFNFVEAFTGETIEFDDSGNIKVRKITDLERVFAVVGIVLVVGAALYGGIAPIVGAGIAGAVKEILDKAKPVKGNLPKKANPGEVLVKQNPQTGKVTNYAVYDDKGLIEKRIDLEGKAHGGIPTPHVTDYEININPRTGETFRNPQKPVRPARPDEIP
- a CDS encoding DUF1304 domain-containing protein translates to MPTLAKISVVIVAAVHIAISVVEMFFWNNSFVYQRLDFTPEMASIVTPIVQNAGLYNGFIAAGLIWGAFTKDNVLLLRVFFLVCVVIAGIFGALTLKWTTLVLQTLPAFAALTLVWLSHSQFKLQD